From Plectropomus leopardus isolate mb chromosome 4, YSFRI_Pleo_2.0, whole genome shotgun sequence, the proteins below share one genomic window:
- the LOC121941573 gene encoding glutaminase liver isoform, mitochondrial-like, whose protein sequence is MAAPDSQCASTEITCESGAAMAASLANGGLCPLSGDQVLSPAATRSMLSMMQVAGMKDYSTTFHYKTSVPAVSSSHGSLLAVVPGVLGLVALSPETDACGNPWRAVHFCQWGP, encoded by the exons ATGGCGGCTCCGGATTCGCAG TGCGCCTCCACAGAAATCACCTGCGAATCCGGAGCCGCCATGGCCGCCTCGTTAGCCAACGGCGGCCTCTGCCCGCTGTCAGGTGACCAGGTGCTGTCGCCGGCGGCAACGCGGAGCATGCTGTCCATGATGCAGGTGGCGGGAATGAAGGATTACTCCACCACCTTCCACTACAAG ACGTCGGTCCCGGCCGTGTCCAGCAGCCACGGCTCCCTGCTGGCGGTGGTTCCTGGTGTTTTGGGTCTGGTGGCGCTCTCTCCGGAGACGGACGCCTGCGGGAACCCGTGGAGGGCCGTCCACTTCTGCCAG tGGGGCCCCTGA
- the LOC121941724 gene encoding glutaminase liver isoform, mitochondrial-like yields MNVLLAAFKGNVQALRRYFLSGVDVNAVDYDGRSALHVAAAEGHAEVIRFLLENAGANPALRDRWGSSPLQEARRHNKEAAVQLLQGST; encoded by the exons ATGAACGTCCTGCTTGCGGCTTTTAAAGGGAACGTCCAGGCCCTGAGGAG GTACTTCCTGTCTGGAGTCGATGTAAACGCCGTCGATTATGACGGCAGGTCGGCTCTGCACGTGGCGGCCGCCGAAGGTCACGCTGAGGTCATCCGCTTCTTGTTGGAGAACGCCGGAGCAAACCCCGCCCTCAGGGACAG GTGGGGGAGCTCTCCTCTGCAGGAGGCCAGGAGGCACAACAAGGAGGCTGCAgtccagctgctgcagggaTCCACCTGA